The following is a genomic window from Marinitoga litoralis.
TCCATCTTTTCTAAAAAATGCCAACAAAATGAATAAAACCCGCTTCTAGTCTAATTTTACTACTAGAAGCGGGGGTTTGTCAACAGTCTGAAAGGGCAATCGCCCTTTTTATTTTATATTTTTATCGGTAAGAGTTCCTACAAGTAATCCTGATCCAATACCTATCAAGATTGATGCTATAAAATATAATGCAGAAAATTTAAGTAAAATAAATCCAATTCCAATTCCTATAAATGTAAATCCACCAGTAATAAAAAAACTCTTTTTAGTCATTTTTCCACCTCTTTAAAATTTATTTTGATTATATGTTTAATTATAGTATATCATAAACCAATGTATTATAAAAACACAATAATTCTGATATTATAATAAAATATTTATGTGAAATAAAATCTATAGAAATAATATCTCACCTATTGTTTTTATAAAATCCCAAAATACTATGCTATAATTGATATTGTGTTATTAATTATAATCGATTACTTAAATGAATGGGGGGATAAAATGTTTAAATTTCCTAAAGATGTATATGTAGATATTAGAATAGAAAATGTTTTTGAAACAATTGTTCAAAAGACTTTAGGTAGATTAGAAGAATTTAAAGAAAGAAGATATTCAGGAGCTTTTATTAGACTATTTGATGGTAAAAGATGGTATTATTCATCCACAACTGATGTAGAAAATATTCAAAAAGAAATTGATGAATTGTATAAGATTTCATCACCAAGTGATGAAATAAATGAACATCCAATAGTAAAAAAATTTGAAGTTCATAATGGTAGTTATTTGGAATTTGAAAAAAGGGCTATAGATAATATTGAAAAACACAAAAAATTAGAATTAGTCGAAAAATATATACCAATTGTTTCTGAAAATCAATTTGTTAAATTATGGAAAGCAAATTATGTAGATAAAAAAATAGTTAAAAGATTTATATCTTCAAAAGGTAGTGATTTTAAATTTGATTTTCAAAGAGTAGGATTTAGAATATTTTTTGAATTAGTTGATGGAGATAAAAAGTTTAGCGAAAGATTTGATACAGCATCAAATTATTTTGAAGATTTATATAATTTGGAAGATAAGGTAAAAAATTCACTAGAAGAAGCAATATATTATATGAAAAATGCAGAAGATGTGGAACCTGGACAATATACAGTTATTTTATCACCAGAAGCTGCTGGAGTATTTGCACATGAAAGCTTTGGTCATAAATCAGAAGCAGATTTTATGATTGGTGATGAAAATATGAAAAAAGAATGGAGTATAGGTAAAAAAGTTGGTTCTGATATTTTAAGTATTGTAGATGATGGTAATATTAAAGGAGTTGGATATACACCATTTGATGATGATGGAACAAAAGCAAAAGAAACATATCTTGTAAAAAATGGTGTTTTATCTGGTAGATTACATAGCGCTATTACAGCAGTTTCATTAAATGAGGAATTGACTGGTAATGCAAGAGCTTTGAATTTTGAATTTGAACCTATAGTTAGAATGACTACTACATATATAAAACCTGGAGAGAAAACATTAGAAGAATTAATATCTGAAGTGGATAATGGATTTTTAATTAAAACTATTAAACATGGTTCAGGTATGTCTACTTTTACTATTGCTCCAAGTTTAGCATATAATATTAAAAATGGGAAGATAGATAAACCGGTAAAAATATCTGTAATTACAGGAACTGTTTTTGATACTTTAAATAACATAGATGGTTTATCAAATGAATTGGAATTGTTATCATTTGCATTAGGTGGATGTGGTAAATTTGAACAATATCCTTTACCAGTAGGTTTTGGTGGTCCGTATGTTAGAGTTAAAAATATGAATGTGCAATAGGGGGGAGAAAAATGATTAAAGAAAAATATCAAATTCATAATAGAGAGTTATCTTTAAATATAGTTCAAACAGAAATAGAGTCAATTAGAAAAAAAGATATTGTTAAAACAGGTATTAGAATATATGATGACGGGAAAATAGGTGTTGCTGGAAGTTTAGGGAATTATGATGAAAAAGAATTAGAAGCAAAAGCAAAAGAAAATTTAAAATTAAATATTCCATATGAATATGATTTAACTCATGATATATCAAGAGAAGAAGTTGAAATTGTAGAAATTTCAGAAAATGAATTTGTTGAGAAGATAGAAAAATTAATGAGAGAAATAAAAGAAAAACATAATGATTTTAGTTTTTCAAATAAAATTACATTAAAAAATAGAATAAAGATACTTGAAAATGATTTAAATACAAAAATATTTTCTGAATTAAAATATTTTTCTTTTGAATTAATATTTAAGCATAAAAGTTCTGCTAATATTTTTGATGGATTTGTAGGATATGAGGGTTTTGATTATTCCCATGAGAAATTTATATATTTAGTAGATGAAGTATGTGGAGCTTTTAATAATGTTGTTGATATAGACGAAGGTGAATATCCAATTATTTTCTTATCAGATGATTTTGCAATATTAAAAAAATTTTATACGGATTTAAATGGATTATCTTTTGGTAGCGGTAGTTCGATTTTCTCTAATAAAATAGGTGAAAAGATATTTTCTAATGATTTTACACTATATCAAAGTAGAAATTATGAAGATGGAATAATAGAACATTTTTTTGATGCAGAAGGAACAATAAATGAAGAAAATAGATTTGCATTGATAGAAAACGGTGTATTAAAATCTCCATATACAGATAAAAAAACTGCTAATATGTTTAACTTACCTTTAACTGGCGCAGCTGACGCTGATTATGATTCTGTTCCATCGTTAGGATTTGTTCCAATGTCAATAAAAAAATCAGATAAAACATTAAAAGAATTATTAAATGGGAAAAAAGGTATATTAGTATTTATAGCTTCAGGAGGAGATTTTACTCCTGATGGAAAGTTTGGAACTCCAGTTCAATTAGGATTTTTATATGATGGTGAGAAATTAATTGGCAGAGTTCCAGAATTTAAATTAAATTCTGATATATATAGTATGTTTGGTGAAGATTTTATTGGAGTAGGAAAAAATTCAATTACACAATTAGGTAAAAATTTTGGAGTTGTAATAAATATGAAGATTAAGAAATGAATCTATCAATTTATATGATATAATTTATATAGTTATGAACAGAATTGATAGGTTTGGAGGATAAAACGATGAAAAAATTACCAATTGGAATACAGGATTATAAGAAAATAATAGAAGGTAATTATATATATGTGGATAAAACAAAATATATACATGACTTAATAAGTTCTGAAGTACCAATATTTCTATCTCGACCAAGAAGATTTGGAAAGAGCTTAACGATATCAACGTTTTATTACATATTCAAAGGGGAAAAAGAATTATTTAAAGATACCTATATATATGATAAATGGGAATTTAAAGAATATCCAATAATAAGAATAAACTTATTAGATACAACAAGTAATACAGAAGAAGAATTAA
Proteins encoded in this region:
- a CDS encoding TldD/PmbA family protein, producing the protein MFKFPKDVYVDIRIENVFETIVQKTLGRLEEFKERRYSGAFIRLFDGKRWYYSSTTDVENIQKEIDELYKISSPSDEINEHPIVKKFEVHNGSYLEFEKRAIDNIEKHKKLELVEKYIPIVSENQFVKLWKANYVDKKIVKRFISSKGSDFKFDFQRVGFRIFFELVDGDKKFSERFDTASNYFEDLYNLEDKVKNSLEEAIYYMKNAEDVEPGQYTVILSPEAAGVFAHESFGHKSEADFMIGDENMKKEWSIGKKVGSDILSIVDDGNIKGVGYTPFDDDGTKAKETYLVKNGVLSGRLHSAITAVSLNEELTGNARALNFEFEPIVRMTTTYIKPGEKTLEELISEVDNGFLIKTIKHGSGMSTFTIAPSLAYNIKNGKIDKPVKISVITGTVFDTLNNIDGLSNELELLSFALGGCGKFEQYPLPVGFGGPYVRVKNMNVQ
- a CDS encoding metallopeptidase TldD-related protein, with the protein product MIKEKYQIHNRELSLNIVQTEIESIRKKDIVKTGIRIYDDGKIGVAGSLGNYDEKELEAKAKENLKLNIPYEYDLTHDISREEVEIVEISENEFVEKIEKLMREIKEKHNDFSFSNKITLKNRIKILENDLNTKIFSELKYFSFELIFKHKSSANIFDGFVGYEGFDYSHEKFIYLVDEVCGAFNNVVDIDEGEYPIIFLSDDFAILKKFYTDLNGLSFGSGSSIFSNKIGEKIFSNDFTLYQSRNYEDGIIEHFFDAEGTINEENRFALIENGVLKSPYTDKKTANMFNLPLTGAADADYDSVPSLGFVPMSIKKSDKTLKELLNGKKGILVFIASGGDFTPDGKFGTPVQLGFLYDGEKLIGRVPEFKLNSDIYSMFGEDFIGVGKNSITQLGKNFGVVINMKIKK